The stretch of DNA ACTATTAGCAAAAGGGAACAAAAGATAGCAAGCCAAAGATGAACAATACCCGAATAGCCTGATCCGGATTCTTGCACTTTCCGCACGTCGAGATCAAGTAGTTGTACAAAAAAACCTGGGTAGAAAACGAACATATCTTACTGTTTCATTTAAGTAATTGAGAATAACTGTCTGGGTGATAGGGGCCAATCGACGGACTATCAAAATCACACGCCAAATTGGTGTTGTTTGTCACAATTCATGACCAAGTCTATACAGATGCACTGCATTATCAACAAAACATCAAAAACATATCAAGAAAATACATACATCTGGAACCAAACCCATGGACTTCATTTCATCACGGAAAAAGAATGCATCTTGCAAGCGAGCCCCTTTCATAGTCCCGACTATAAGTGAGTGAAATGTATCCCTCTCTGGCTTCACCCCATCAAGCATCATGTCATCGTACACATCCCTCAACAAATAATGCCTATTTTTTTCAATTCACAATACATCAGGTCATCTCATCAAAAACAAAAACCAGCATAATTATGTTAGCAAAAACAGCAAAGAAGCACTACACCTTCGCTGAGAAACGAGAGAGCCAATGACTGTGTTATATTCCGCCTCATTGGCAGCataatttctttttaaatactCTTCCGAAGGAGCACAGAAATTTCTACGGCCTATGGCTCGAATTACTGCTCGACGATTTCCTGTATAGATGAAATATGCATCGCAACACACCGAGAAACAAAAACACAAAACTCAAGCACTAAATTGCAAATAAACACGTAAACGAGCTAAACTACTAAATATTTTGCATAACAGAAGGTATGTTCGCAGAGTACCTGAGAGCATCCGCAGAATCTGCATTATAAACGCAGCACTCGTAAATTGACGTAATTCTGTGGTCTGGTTTTTTCAAGCGAACCTCGAGTAAAGGGGGAATTCACAAAAACCCTAGAGATTGTGGAGAAGACGTACACGTGGCCACGTCACAGGGGTAATGTTTGGAAACTAGGTGCACTTCATGGCAaatatttgattaattgatttgacAATTTGTATTAAAGCTACCATTTCTTGTTTCTATTTTTTGGTTTGGTTTTTGTAATACAAGttatggcaaaaacttatgtgagacggtctcacggatcgtattttgtgagactgatctattatttgggtcatcccatgaaaaagtattactttttatattaagattattattttttattgtgaatatcggtagggttgattcgtatcacatataaatattcgtgaaaccgtctcacaagagacatactcaaatTATATTCACATTTTCTGAATTCAAAATATCATTATTTCATAACATCACGTCAACACTTTGACaaatattgataaaaaaaaataagacatAATTTAATTTACAAGACCAAAACactaaatttttcttaatttttttttaggaaGAAGCAAGCGTATAGCGATAGGCCACTACAGTTACTTTTAATGGATAAAGATCATACAAATCATTTTGTAAGTAAGTAAAAATAAGTAATTCAATggaaatatacaagaagaagacttgttaaagaaatgttttgtcCATCATCCTTGCGCTCAATTTAGCCATTgttttctaaaaataattttatatatagtgaaaaatatttcacAAATGGTATAACCCAAGTGTCACATCCAACATagagaaaataatattaaatatagatATTCGATTATATATTTAAGACCgatgaaaaaagaaaatgtgTTTGGGGCGGAAGTAATCTGAGACATTATTAATAGCTAGCTTCACACATCTTCCATTCATAAATGGTCATTCTCTTACTCGATCTGCCGTCGTTAATTGTTCACTTTCTTCACTGTcactatgaatttttttaatggcGTCCAATTATGAAATTGAATGgttaaaaaaattgaagtaCCCCATCCATCTTTCCATTATTATGCAATAGTACTCCAACTACTGGCGTATTTTGATCCGTTACACGAATTAACATTTTTTCGATCATCAATTTGCTGCAGATTACATTCATCATCAAGCTTTTCATTCAACACACCATTTCAATTCTTAACTCATATAAGGTTGAGTTTGGATAGAATGGATTTGATTTCGAATTCACGTCATAAATCCATTGTATCCATTTGGTTCTAATCGAAGGATTTGAAATATCTTATGTTATTCGTCAACTTagtcatttcaaattcatttgTGAAATCCTCCCCAAATTCAAATCCGTCGATTCAAATCCAACTTAAAGCTATACATACACTTGCAGGATCACAAATTAaacttatatttattttttttgattACGTCGTAGAAAATGccaaattaaaatatatgagGTAATAGAGTAATGAGAGGAAGAATAATAGAAACAGATTAAAACATCAAATTGATACATATTTCCATTTCATGGCTCGGGGAGCAATAATcgtattattaaaattttgaaacatcGAGATCTAAGCAGGGAAGAGAATACCTAGTGGACGAAAACCCATCAACTCTTTGATCCTTGCGATGAACAAAAAGGTTTATTACGATAATCAGCAGAAAACTTCAACGGGGTTGGATCGGAGTGACCTGCATGAACAGATAGTTCCCAGCAAAGATGTCGCCAAAATGGGCTCGACTGTCCTTCAATCTCCTGTACATCTTCAGCCATGCAGCcatgagaaccctagctttcCTGCTCAAGAACCTCCTCGAGCTCGGTATCTTCACTTTCAATCTCCTCCTGACGTGCACCTTTCTGAAGAACCTGTGGTGGGACGAGCCCCTCAAGTACCTCCCGATCACCTTCTCCCCCAGGCCGAAATCGTCGTCTTGTTTCAGCCTCTCGTAAGAGAGTTTAACAGAACCAGTACTACTGCTACTCGAGGAAGCCATTTTTGGGGGTGAAAAGAGAACTCGAAA from Primulina tabacum isolate GXHZ01 chromosome 3, ASM2559414v2, whole genome shotgun sequence encodes:
- the LOC142538316 gene encoding uncharacterized protein LOC142538316 is translated as MASSSSSSTGSVKLSYERLKQDDDFGLGEKVIGRYLRGSSHHRFFRKVHVRRRLKVKIPSSRRFLSRKARVLMAAWLKMYRRLKDSRAHFGDIFAGNYLFMQVTPIQPR